The window CGAACAGATCGTTGATGGAAACGCTTCTGGCCTCGGCCTGTTCCTGCGCCAGCGCTGGCGTCATGGCGGCCGGTACGGCGATAAACGCGCTGGCGATCATGGCCGCCGCCAGCCGGTGTCTGAGACGCAAAGTCATCGGGTTAGCCTCCCTGCAATCTTGTCGTTGCTGGAAAGCTAAAGCGGCAAAGCGCCCGCGTCGAGCTTCAGGCCGCAGAAGGCATCAGGCGATAATGTCGGGATTGAGCTGATCTTCGAGCGCAAAGATCATGTCCTTGAGCATCAGCTTGCGGCGCTTCAGCCGGACCAGCTTGAGCTGGTCCACCACGCCGCATTCCTGTGCAGCACGCACTTCAGCGTCCAGCGCGCGGTGTTCACGGCGCAGCTCGGCCAGCTTGGCAACCAGCGCATCTTCGTCCAGATCACCGAACATTCTCAGCCAGACACC is drawn from Glycocaulis alkaliphilus and contains these coding sequences:
- a CDS encoding YdcH family protein, with product MTGVWLRMFGDLDEDALVAKLAELRREHRALDAEVRAAQECGVVDQLKLVRLKRRKLMLKDMIFALEDQLNPDIIA